Genomic window (Kribbella jejuensis):
CCGGATCGACGCCGGGTACCTGGCCAACCTCGTCGTCCAACACCGTCTGGACGAGGACGACGCGCTGCAGGTCGCGAAGGCCCTCGCGTACGACCTCGCGAAGGACACGTACCTCTCCTGACTGCCCGTGGGGGGCAGCGTCGCCGCTAGCGTCCCGGAACGTCCGGTGCCCGCGAGGTCCGGCCGTTGGCCGACCGGCCGCCCGGGCGGTCCGGGTCGGCCACCGCCGGCGCGGACGGCCGGAGCTCACCGGCAGCGGACGATCTGTCCACCGCATCGAGGGTGGAGAAGTACGCGTCGACCTCGGCGACGACCTGCGCGATCTTCTGCTCGCCACCGGCCTTCTCGGACAGCTGGGTGAAGGTACGAACGATGTCCTCAGGCGCGGATCGGTACGACGTCCCGGGTCCCTGGTAGAAACCGCGACGAGCCATCGACGCCGTCAGGTCCGAGAGCTCGAGCGCGGACCCGGTCCGCTCGTTGACCACCCGGTAGTCGCTGCTGCCGACCCCGCCGTCGCGGAACGGCGACGGCTGCACGCCCATCGATCCGTTCGCCTCGATCCGGTAGCGATGGTGATCGGGCCCGACGTACTGCTTGACGGCGAACCGGGCGGACGCCGTGGTCGCGTTCTCGACGGTCACCGCGAGCTCCTCGTGGGTCAGGCCGAGTCTGCGGACCACCTCGTTGTCGCGAGCCAGGGTCCGCAACAGGCTGTCCCGGGGGCCGAGGAATCCTTCCTGCGAACGATTGAAGTCCACCGGTTCCGAGGGCCGATCCGGATCGAACGGGCGCATCCAGGCCTCGAGTTCCCGGACCGGCCGGCCGTCGATCTCGGTCAGGCCGAGGATCCGCTCGGTCTCGTCGCCGGCTGCCGGGGCGTCGGGCAGCGTCACCTCGGGCAGGCCGAGTTCGGCACGCGTCGCGGGGCGCGTCATCTCGACGTCCAGGGGATGGGTGAAGGGCTGTTCCAGTGTGTAGGTCATCCACTCCCCACTCAGCCTGAGTGCCGGCTGCGGACCCCTGTACGTCTGCACCTGTACGGGTCCGACGACGCGGGAACGCCGGATCACGTCATCGATCGCGGCGTTGCCGGTGGGAGTGTAGAAGCCGACCTCGCCGTCGCGCACGACCGCGGTGATCGTGCTGCCGAACCGGCTGTGCCGCCAGATGCCGTCGGAGACCTGCTCGAAGCCCGCGTCAGCCAGTCGAGAGCCGATCGGAAGCCTCGGCGACTCGGCGGCAAGGAGCTTCGACTTGACCGACTCCTCCCAGAGTCCGCCGCTGCTCCCCTCGCTCCAGTGCATGTCGTACGCCTTGTCGGCCGCCTGCCGATCCGGGTCGAACACCCGGTAGGCAAGCATCGGGCCGCGCTCACCAGGCTCGACGACCAGTGCGACCAGCCGCTCGGCCCGAAGGTCCACCCGCGGCGCATGCAGGTGCAGCCCGTCCGCGGCGGTCTCGATCAGGAAACCCGCGCCCAGTGCGAGCTCCGGGCTGATCGCTTCGACCCCCCGAGCATCCCGCTTCGACCCAGCGCCAGACGTCGCGGCAGACGTTGTGGCAGCGGCGCCTCGACGTGACCGCCAGAACCCGGGTATGCGCACCATTGATCGATCCGTCCTAGTACCTGCCCCCGCCGAAGAGCTCAGCACTCTACCGACTCCGGGGTCTCACGCCGCTGCTACTGCGACAAGGTAGGGTCCCCGGAGGTCCGGTTCGCCGAGCGTCCGGACATGCGCCTGGAAGGGACTGAGATGAGGGGTCGTGTGGCCGCGACGGCGGGCGTCGCGCTGGTGCTCCTGACGGGGTGCACCGACGGCGACCAGAACGCCGGACACCCGGCCGGAACCCCCACGTCCACAGTGACGGTCCCCACCGGCCCACCTGCCGCCGCTGCCGCCGTGCTCGGACCGACCGGCCCGAGTACGGCGAAGCCCTGCACAGGTACGGCGATTCCGGTCGGGACCGACCCGCAGCCTGTCATCGACGCCGCCCCCGGAGGCACGACGTTCTGCTTCGCGAAGGGTGTGCACCGGCTGATCCGCGCGATCCAGCCGAAAAGGGGTGACACGCTCGGCGGACAACTCGGCGCGGTGCTGAGCGGAGCCGTCAGGTTGACCGGCTGGAAGCACACCGGCACGAGCTGGTCGGTACACGGTGTCCTACCAAGCCCCTATCCGCTCAAGGGCCAGTGCGAGGACAACAGGACCAACCCGTGTCAACGGGGCGAGCAGCTGTTCGTCGACGGCAAGCACCTGACCCGAGTCATGAGCCTCCAAGAGCTCAAGCCCGGCACCTTCTACGGCGACTACACGACCAACACCGTCTACGTCGGAGCTGATCCGGCCGGTCACGTCGTCGAGATGTCGCGGACGCAGACCGCGATCGACAAGTCCGCCGACAACGTGACCGTGACCGGGCTGACGATCGAGTACTTCGCCGGCCGCCCGCAGGCCGGCGCGCTGCAGGCCGGTCCCGGCTGGAAGGTCGTGTCGAACGAGGTCCGCTGGAACCACGCCGTCGGGATCATGGTGATCGAGGGCGACAACGCCGAGGTCAGCCGGAACACGGTCGCGGAAAACGGCCAGCTCGGCATCGGTCAGTACAAGTCGAAGGACGTCCGGATCAGCGCGAACCTGGTCACCCGGAACAACACCGACGGGTTCTGGATCGCGGACTGGGAGTCCGGCGGGATCAAGTCCACCCGGTCGTCCGGCGAGGTCAGCGGCAACGACGTGGTCGCGAACACCGGCGTCGGGATCTGGAGCGACATCGCGGAGTACGACCGCCGGATCACCGGGAACCGGATCCGGGACAACGCCGCGGACGGCATCCGATACGAGATCAGCTACACCGGCGTGATCGACCAGAACGTCGTCGAGCACAACGGTTTCGGTACCGGTCGCGGCTCCGGCGGCACGCTCTGGGACGGCGGCGGTATCAACGTCAACACCTCGTCCGACGTGCAGGTGCGGGGCAACCTGATCAAGGACAACCGGAACGCGCTGTCGATCCAGTCGCGGACCCGGGGCGAAGGGCCGCGCGGGACGTACGTCCTCAGCAACGTGCTCGTCGAGGGCAACCTGTTCGTGATGACGGACCCGTCGGCGTCGCTCGGCGTGGTCGAGAACAAGAAGTCGCCGACACAGCCGGGTGCGGTCACCTTCCGCCGGAACAGCTACCAGGGCGCCGGGAAGTTCGCTTACCGCGGCAAGACCCTCACCTGGTCGCAGTGGCAGCAGTCCGGCTTCGACCAGGACTCAGTGAGCAGCTAGCGCCCGTCTTCGCTGTCTCAGCCGGTCGGCGTCGCAGATCGCCGCGGCGACCAGCAGGTGCACCGTCATCGAGGACAGGTCGGACAGGCCGCTCTCGTTGAGCGAGGCCGCGGTCACGTACCCGAGCAGCAGCGCGCCACAGGCCCTGATGTACGGCGTGGGCGCGCGCAGCACGGACACCCAGGCCAGGATCAGCGCCAGCGCGACGATCGCGACGGCGAGCAGCCCGGTCTCCCAGTACAGGCCGAGCCAGCTGTTGTCGATCGCCATCACGTCGACGTCGCCCTCGCCGCGGGTCAGCAGGACCCGCTTGTTCCCGAGGCCGTGGCCGATGATCGCGGTCTGCGTCGACACCTTCTCGTCCACGACCGCGTGCCAGCTCGTCGTCCGGCCGCTCAGCGACGTGATCTGCCGGGTGCCCTGACCGCGCAGCAGCCAGGTGTGCAACGAGCCGATGGTCAGGAACGCGAGCCCGAGCAACGCCGGTACGGCGAGGCACGCGATCCGGCCGAGCCACGTCTTCCGGGTGATGATGAGGGCGATCACCAGCCCGAACGCGACCGCCGCGGCCGACGTACGGGTCCGGCTGGCCGCGATCAGTACGCCGCCGAGGCCGATCAGCGCGAACGCCGGCAGCGCCGACAGCTTCCGGGCGAACAGCCCGATCAGCGCGAGCCCGAGCAGGATCGCGCCGACCTCGCCGACCCGCGGCGGCAGCATCGGGATGATGACACCCTGCAGCCGGGACCCGGCGCCGAGCGAACGGAGCGGCCGCCACGCCTGCGACGGCGAGTACGCGAGGCTCAGCACGACGGTTGCCGCCAGCAACACATGGGCCCACAGGTGCGCCCGGACCAGCCGCTCCGGTACCTGGATCAGCGGCCGCCAGAGCAGGAAGACGAAGACCAGTCCGATCAGGAACCGGGCCAACCGGGTCAGCGGACCCATCGGCTCGGCCAGCAGGAACGCTGTCGCGCAGGCGAACAGCACGTACATCACGTAGAGCCAGCTGGCCGGATTCACCCGGGTCCGGAAGCCCGGCCTGGTCGCCGCGACCGCGACCAGGAACACCACTCCGAGCAGCACGCCTTTCGCCATGCTGTTCGTGGACCCCGTCGTACCCTGCGGCGCCGCGACCCGTGACGACCACGGCTGCACACCGAGGACGAACAGGCACCACAGCATCAGCCAGAACCAGGCCGGTCGCTCGTCGACGTTCTCGACCGTGCCTGGAACGGGAGGTGCCAAGGTCCCGAGCGACACGGACATCAGTCCAGCGGCTTGTAGTTCAGCGGGATGCCGAGCGTCTCGTCCTGCGCCGCCGTACCGATCAGCACGACGCCGAGCACCGGAGCGCCGGCGAACTGCAGGGCGCCGGTCAGCCGGGCGACGTCCATCTCCTTGTCGAGGCCGACCTGGACGACGAGCACCGAGGCGTCGACCGCGGCGGCGAGCGGGCTGATCCCGTGCCGCCCGACCGAGGCCGGGCCGTGGATGACGACGGAGTATCCCGGGGGCAGGTCCGCGACGATGCCCGGGACGAGCGACGGCCCGACGGCCTCGGCGGTCTCCTCGTGGTTCAGGCCGGGCGGTAGCACGTACAGGTCGGCGACGGTGCCGGGCCGGAACAGCTTGCGGGCGCGGATCGCGCGGGTCGCGGCCGGCTCGTTGACCAGGTCGGTGAGCCCTTCGTGCCCGGTGAGGTGCGGCAGCACCGGCGGACCTTCGATGTCGGCCAGCACGAGCAGGGTCTCGCGGCCGTCGCGCGCGTTCGCCTCGGCCATCGCGAGCGCGATGCCCGCGGAGTTCGGCGTCGGGGACGCCGACACCACCAGCAACGCTCCGGGGCTGCCGCCCGCGACCGCTCGCGGGTTCAGCTCGCGCCGGGCCAGCGCACCGCTCGCCTCGGCGCCGAGGGCTGTGATCTCGTACTGCGGGAGCTCCGGGGCGGACCGCTGCCAGAACCGGCGGCGATGTCCCTCGGAGGCCGCCATCACCGGCGCGCTGGCGGCCCGGGCCGCCTGGTCGCGGGTCAGGATGTACGGCGTCAGGTGCGACCGGAGCAGGGCCAGGCCGAAGCCGAGCACCAGGCCGAGGATGCCGCCGACCAGGATGTCGCGCGCAACGATCGGCGACGACGTGGCGGTGTCGGTGGTGGCCGGTGTGACGAGCTGGCTCCCGGCGCCGACGGCGGTCAGCGCCTTCAGCATCGCGGCCGCGTCGTCAGCGGCCTGCCGGGCCTCGGTCGCCAGGCCGACGCGCTGGTCGCGGAGCGCCGCCGCGGTCTGGTTGTCGCCGCGGCCGACCGCTTCGTTGATCTGGCTGATCAGGCTGCGGGACTGCTGGGTCGCGGTCTTCGACCGGCCCTGCGCCTGCTCGGCCAGGTTGGTGAGCAGCGCCTTCGCCTCGTTGTTGCGCTGGGTCAGGTAGATCGTGGCGATCGCGTTCGCGCGGTCGACCGCCTGCTGCGCGGTCGGGCCGTCGGTGGTCACCAGGTACGCGTTGTCGGTGACCGCTTTCACCCGGGTCACCGCGGCCAGGCCCTGGATGGTCTTGTCGGTGTTCGGCATGCCGAGCGACTTCACCACCGCGGCGAGCAGCGTCGGGCTGGCCATCACCCGGGCCTGGGTCTCGGCCGGCAGGTCCATGCCGAGCGGGCCGGTCTTGTCGGCGCCGGTGGACAGCTTCCCGACCAGCGCGGGCGGGACGGCCGGGCCGATCACCAGCTGGCTCGAGGCCGTCCAGCGGGTCGTCTGGGAGAGCGCGAACACCGAGGCGCCGAGCAGTCCGAGCAGTACACAGCCGAGGATGAGCCATTTCTGCCGCAACAGTGACTGAGCGGTCTCCCGCCAGACCACAGTGCCGGGTTCCATCTACTACCTCGATCCGCCTCGATCCGCCCCGACCCGCTGGGGGCCGGCGACCCAGGATATCCACAGCGCCGGGTGGCCCGCGTACACGATCCCGCTCCGGTGCCTTACTCTCTGTTCCGGGGGAGCTTCGACCGAAGATCTGGGGTACGGCGCCGTGAGGCGGCGCCGGATTGTGTCCTAGGGGGGACATTGACGAAACGACGGCTGTTCACGCGGCTGGGGATCGCCGGAACCATCCTGGCGATCGCAGGAACGCTGCTCATCGCGCCGCCGGCGCAGAGCGTCGAGGCCTCGCTCTCGGCGGTCAACACCTCGACCTGGCAGACCAACGCCAGTGTCCAGGCGCTGGCGGTCGCAGCAGGCAAGGCGTACGCCGGGGGCCGCTTCACCAGCGTCCGCCCGCCGGGCGCCGCCGCCGGGACCGGTGAGGTGGCCCAGGCGTACCTGGCCGCCTTCGACGCATCGACCGGCGCGCTGGTCACCACCTTCACCCCGGTGCTGAACGGCCAGGTCTACGCGGTCGCCGCCTCGGCGGACGGGTCGCGGATCTTCGTCGGCGGTGACTTCACCACCGTGAACGGCCAGACCCGGAACCGGATCGCCGCGTTCGACACGGCCACCGGCGCCCTGGTGGCGGACTGGAAGCCCTCGGTGTCGTACCGGGTGAAGTCCATCGCCGTGTCCGGGACGACGGTGTACTTCGGCGGCTCGTTCGGCCTGGTCAACGGCCTGACCCGCAACCGGCTCGCCGCGGTCACCACCGACACCGGCGCGCTGTTGCCGTGGGCGCCGGACGTGAACGGCGACGTCTACGCCGTGGACGTCGCCGACGACGCGTCCAAGGTGTACGCGGGTGGTCAGTTCAGTACGGTCAACGGCACCAACCAGAACACCGTGACCAGCCTCGACCCGGTGACCGGCGCCGTGCTGCCCTTCCCGGGCGCCTCGGCCGTGCCGCTGCCGACCGGGTCCTGCACGACCCGGGTGAAGAGCATCGACGCCAGCGGCGACACGGTGTACTTCGGCAACGGCGGTGACGGCGGCGGCTGCTTCGACGGCACCTGGGCGGTCGACATCGCCACCAACACGCTCAAGTGGAAGAACCAGTGCCTCGGTGCGACCGAAGCGGTCAAGGTCGTCAACGGCTGGCTGTACAAGGGCTCGCACGCGCACGACTGCGCCAACCAGGGCGCCGGCGGCTTCCCGCAGGGCTTCGGGTACCACTTCCTGCTCTCGGAGAAGCTGACCGACGGCTCGCTGGGTCCCTGGTTCCCGAACACCGACGCCGACCCGAACAGCGTGACGAACGTCGGCCCGCTGGCCTTCGCGACCGGCGGCAGCGACCTGTGGGTCGGCGGCGACTTCCTGAACGTGAACGGCAGCGGCCAGCAAGGCCTCACGCACTTCACCAACGCCGGCCCCGGGGCCGCGCCGGCCAAGCCCGCCAAGCTGCTGCCGTACAGCGTCCAGCCCGGCGTGGTCCAGATCCACTTCCCGACCGTCGTCGACAACGACGACAGCACGCTGACGTACCGGCTGCTGAAGGGGTTCACCAACACCACGATCGCGACCTGGACGGCCAAGTCGACGCCGTGGGACCGGCCCTGGCTGAGCTACACCGACACCTCCTCGGCACCCGGTGAGGTGACGAACTACCGCGTCGAGGTCAGCGACGGCACCACGACTGTCCGCGGCAACTACTCCGACCCGCTCACGGTCGCCTCGACGGCGTCCACGGCCTACGACCAGATCGTCAACGCCGACGGCCCACAGGCGTACTGGCGCCTCGGCGAGCCCGCAGGTACGACGACCTCGGTGGACTCCTCCGGGCAGAGCAACAACGGCACCTTCACCGGTGTCACGCTCGGCAGCGCCGGTGCGATCGCGGGCAACACCGCGATGACCACCAGCACCAGCACCGGACGGATGGTCGGCGAGAAGGCGTACAGCATGCCGCAGCAGTTCACCGTCGAGGCCTGGGTCAAGCAGAGCGGCTTCAACCGCGGCGGCCGGATCATCGGCTTCGGCAACTCGAAGACCGGGAACAGCGGTGGCGGCGGCGACCGGATGCTCTACATGCGGACGAACGGCTCGATCGTGTTCGGCGTCAACGACGGCGCGCAGCGGACCTTGACCAGCTCGTCCGGGAAGAACGACGGCAACTGGCACCACGTCGTCGGTACCTACGACAACGGCAGCATGAAGCTGTACGTCGACGGCGTGCTGAGCGGCAGTGCGCTCGTCGGCCCCGCGTCGATCTACTACGGCTGGTGGCGAGTCGGGTACGACCTGACCAACTCGTGGCCCGGCGGCGGAGCGACCCAGACCGGTATGGGCATCGACGAGGCGGCCGTCTACCCGTACGCCCTGTCGCCGCTGCAGGTGCAGTCTCACTACGCGGCCAGGTGAAAAGGCTTCTCTGGCACAAAGTCATAACGCGATCAGGGGGCCCGCTTCCGGTGGGCCTCCTGCAGCGCTAGTGTCCGACGCTGGTGCGTGATGAGGCACGCGCTGTGAGGCCCCGCCTGTGTTAGGACATCAATGAAGAAGTTAGTGCTGGCCCTTGTCACCGGTGCGGCCGTTCTGGCCGCCGCGCTGATCCCCTCCGGACCGCCTGTCCAGGCGGCGACCCCGGGGTTCGCGACCGCGGTGTCAGCGATCAAGCAGCCGTCGTGGCAGACCAACAACAGCGTGAACGCGCTGGCGATCTCCGGGAACACCGTGTTCGCGGGCGGTCTGTTCACCCGGCTCCGCCAGCCCGGCAAGGCCTCGGGTCAGGCGCCGGAGGCGAAGCGCACGTACGTCGCCGCGTTCAACCGGACGACCGGTGCGCCGACCGCGTTCGCGCCGGTGCTGAACGGCCCGGTGTACGCGATCGCGACCAGCCCGGACGGCAAGTGGGTCGTGATCGGCGGCGACTTCACCATGGTCAACGGGGTCCGGCGCAGCAAGATCGCGATGTTCTCGGTCGCCACCGGCAAGCTCGTCGCCGCCTGGGACCCGGTCGTCGCGGCCCGCGTGAAGGCGCTGGCCATCTACGGCAACAGCGTGTTCATCGGCGGCGCGTTCGGCAAGATCGACGGCGTGGTCCGCAACCGGCTCGGCGCGGTCCGGCTGATCCAGGGTGATCTGCTGCCGTGGAACCCGAACGCCAACGCCGACGTGTACGCGATCGACGTCTCCGACAACGGCACCCGGGTCTTCGTCGGCGGCCCGTTCAGCACGATCAACGGCAAG
Coding sequences:
- a CDS encoding Wzz/FepE/Etk N-terminal domain-containing protein, producing MEPGTVVWRETAQSLLRQKWLILGCVLLGLLGASVFALSQTTRWTASSQLVIGPAVPPALVGKLSTGADKTGPLGMDLPAETQARVMASPTLLAAVVKSLGMPNTDKTIQGLAAVTRVKAVTDNAYLVTTDGPTAQQAVDRANAIATIYLTQRNNEAKALLTNLAEQAQGRSKTATQQSRSLISQINEAVGRGDNQTAAALRDQRVGLATEARQAADDAAAMLKALTAVGAGSQLVTPATTDTATSSPIVARDILVGGILGLVLGFGLALLRSHLTPYILTRDQAARAASAPVMAASEGHRRRFWQRSAPELPQYEITALGAEASGALARRELNPRAVAGGSPGALLVVSASPTPNSAGIALAMAEANARDGRETLLVLADIEGPPVLPHLTGHEGLTDLVNEPAATRAIRARKLFRPGTVADLYVLPPGLNHEETAEAVGPSLVPGIVADLPPGYSVVIHGPASVGRHGISPLAAAVDASVLVVQVGLDKEMDVARLTGALQFAGAPVLGVVLIGTAAQDETLGIPLNYKPLD
- a CDS encoding right-handed parallel beta-helix repeat-containing protein translates to MRGRVAATAGVALVLLTGCTDGDQNAGHPAGTPTSTVTVPTGPPAAAAAVLGPTGPSTAKPCTGTAIPVGTDPQPVIDAAPGGTTFCFAKGVHRLIRAIQPKRGDTLGGQLGAVLSGAVRLTGWKHTGTSWSVHGVLPSPYPLKGQCEDNRTNPCQRGEQLFVDGKHLTRVMSLQELKPGTFYGDYTTNTVYVGADPAGHVVEMSRTQTAIDKSADNVTVTGLTIEYFAGRPQAGALQAGPGWKVVSNEVRWNHAVGIMVIEGDNAEVSRNTVAENGQLGIGQYKSKDVRISANLVTRNNTDGFWIADWESGGIKSTRSSGEVSGNDVVANTGVGIWSDIAEYDRRITGNRIRDNAADGIRYEISYTGVIDQNVVEHNGFGTGRGSGGTLWDGGGINVNTSSDVQVRGNLIKDNRNALSIQSRTRGEGPRGTYVLSNVLVEGNLFVMTDPSASLGVVENKKSPTQPGAVTFRRNSYQGAGKFAYRGKTLTWSQWQQSGFDQDSVSS
- a CDS encoding O-antigen ligase family protein, giving the protein MSVSLGTLAPPVPGTVENVDERPAWFWLMLWCLFVLGVQPWSSRVAAPQGTTGSTNSMAKGVLLGVVFLVAVAATRPGFRTRVNPASWLYVMYVLFACATAFLLAEPMGPLTRLARFLIGLVFVFLLWRPLIQVPERLVRAHLWAHVLLAATVVLSLAYSPSQAWRPLRSLGAGSRLQGVIIPMLPPRVGEVGAILLGLALIGLFARKLSALPAFALIGLGGVLIAASRTRTSAAAVAFGLVIALIITRKTWLGRIACLAVPALLGLAFLTIGSLHTWLLRGQGTRQITSLSGRTTSWHAVVDEKVSTQTAIIGHGLGNKRVLLTRGEGDVDVMAIDNSWLGLYWETGLLAVAIVALALILAWVSVLRAPTPYIRACGALLLGYVTAASLNESGLSDLSSMTVHLLVAAAICDADRLRQRRRALAAH
- a CDS encoding LamG-like jellyroll fold domain-containing protein — encoded protein: MTKRRLFTRLGIAGTILAIAGTLLIAPPAQSVEASLSAVNTSTWQTNASVQALAVAAGKAYAGGRFTSVRPPGAAAGTGEVAQAYLAAFDASTGALVTTFTPVLNGQVYAVAASADGSRIFVGGDFTTVNGQTRNRIAAFDTATGALVADWKPSVSYRVKSIAVSGTTVYFGGSFGLVNGLTRNRLAAVTTDTGALLPWAPDVNGDVYAVDVADDASKVYAGGQFSTVNGTNQNTVTSLDPVTGAVLPFPGASAVPLPTGSCTTRVKSIDASGDTVYFGNGGDGGGCFDGTWAVDIATNTLKWKNQCLGATEAVKVVNGWLYKGSHAHDCANQGAGGFPQGFGYHFLLSEKLTDGSLGPWFPNTDADPNSVTNVGPLAFATGGSDLWVGGDFLNVNGSGQQGLTHFTNAGPGAAPAKPAKLLPYSVQPGVVQIHFPTVVDNDDSTLTYRLLKGFTNTTIATWTAKSTPWDRPWLSYTDTSSAPGEVTNYRVEVSDGTTTVRGNYSDPLTVASTASTAYDQIVNADGPQAYWRLGEPAGTTTSVDSSGQSNNGTFTGVTLGSAGAIAGNTAMTTSTSTGRMVGEKAYSMPQQFTVEAWVKQSGFNRGGRIIGFGNSKTGNSGGGGDRMLYMRTNGSIVFGVNDGAQRTLTSSSGKNDGNWHHVVGTYDNGSMKLYVDGVLSGSALVGPASIYYGWWRVGYDLTNSWPGGGATQTGMGIDEAAVYPYALSPLQVQSHYAAR